AGCCATCTTCTAACACAGCTAATGCCACTGGGTAAGACAGGCCACTGGCAACAACATGCTTTATGGTATTAAAGCCTTGCGTTCTCTGAAGGCAAATGACACATCTATTATTAATGTCTGCTAATAAAATATTACCTGACTGATCAAATGTCACTCCAGAGGTATGTACAGCTAAAGGTAAAAGCAAACTCAAGCTGAAACTATCAATTTGTTTTAACAGTTTCATCTCATTACTAAACAGTTTCATGCAGGTACTGGAGTCCTTGTGGTTCTTTGTTAGGTGTTCCACCACAATAACTTCTCCACTTGTCTGGCACACAGCAATTTCTCTGGGATGGCTCAAATGTGAACAAATTTCTAAACACTTTTGGATGTTTCCATTGGCAAAGTCAATACCTAAAAGAACAAGATTTCCATTGTCGGGATCAGAGACTATAACTTCATTTTTAGAGGTTATGCCCAAGCCCCAGGGCAAGCTGAATGGCTGTTTAACTACCAACTTACACATCCCGGACTGACTGAATACCTTAAGTGATTGATCTCCTGCATCTGTCACAATTATGAGGCCATCAAATGTTACTGCTACATCAGCTGGGTAAATAACAGCATTTTCGGAACCCGCTTTTGTCCCAGTTTGTTGCAAGCACTTTCCATTCATTGTAAATCTGGCAATTCTTTTCTTTCCATCATGTGACACAACCAAGCACTTGGATGTGGTGCAGAAAGCAATGCCATTTGGATTAAAAAGTACACCCCAACCACCAAACGACATGGTAAGGTTAAAACGTGCAGATTTAAGTTTTGATACTGAACTTCTGGCACAGTCTGCAGATGAAGCTTCAGGCTGATCTGGAACCACACGCCCCAAGATGTCCAATAGATGTAGAATAGGAAGGCATACACTTGTCTCTTGTTTTCTGCAAGTTTTACGACAAAATGGGCACTCTAGCCTCTGATTTCCAGGGAGACAGAGAGATGACACACAGCCTTGACATATAATATGGCCACATGGAAGGTTTTTGGGCCTATATCGTTGCTGTTGTCTGTACTTTTCAAAACAGACCTTGCATTCAAGTAAGTTCATTTCTGTTTCCTCCAAGAAATCCTTCATAGTTCGGATTCCTCTGTGCACCGGAGATGACATTGCATGCAGCAGTAATCCTTACCAGTATTGTAAAGCTGGTCACGCTGGAAGATATCACATGACCAAGCCATCTGAAAGTGTCATCAGTCCTATTTAAAGCCCTGTGAGCAAGCGCTTGCAGTATCTTGCTAAATTCTGCCATCTATTGGACGAAAGGAAGAAATGCGTAGAACAAAAATGGAGTGATTACCTGCTTTGTCTATTCAGAAATATATTTGCAAGTTTTTGGATCACATTGGCCCCATCATAAGACTAGCTTACAAATAAGTGACTGATATAACAATtggtcataaatccaggtgttggcCTCTGtgcctacttttttttttaacacacaaaAGTATTTAGACGCATTGTTCAACTTTTTTCTTGGATCCTGGGACagcatgttataaaaaaaaaaattgcatatttgTCTTCCGATCCCTCTGCTGTCCCTCTCCAGCACATTTACTGGTGAGGTGACAGCTGCACCATTTCAGAAAACACACTTAAGATTCCGATCGGAGACCAAGCCACATAGGTTCTAGTTAAAAATGATAGTCCCTGGCTGCTTCTCCCTGCCCGCTCTCCTTGAGTGATGCTGTTGTGTATAAGGAGAGAATTGTCAGTCATTGGCAGCAGTAAAGGAGAAGTCACCAAGGAGTGACCTATTCGACTAGTCTACCTTATGTCTCTGTCCCTAACAgcatttaaagtatgtttttctctgaaacgctccaAAACAAAACAAGCATACACAACGGGTTTGATTAAAGAGGTCTACATTTTAGGCTCTGTGCATACATCCCTGTGTTCTGATCCAAACTTGAAAGCCTCATACAGTATCTGGTGCATACAAAATGTGACACATACATGTGCAAATGCAGTGTTAGGCCATGCAAACTTAGACTTGCCAGTCTTATAAGGTTATAACCAATAAAACAAGTTATCCCATAGGGCAGGCGATAACTTGCCAATCGCTGGATTCTGATTGCTTCGACCACTGCAGTCCTGTGCGCATCGAGGTCAAGTATCCGAACCTTCACTCCATGCAAGACGGGGCTGCAAATCTCTATTCTTGGGGTTCCAGACTTCTTAGAAGTTCCAGTGATCAGACCCCCTACAATCAACAAGTTACCCCTATCCAAGGGATAACTTGTTATTTTGGAAGTAACGTTTTGAAATGCACCACAGTAGTTCATGCTGCAGGATAAATCTGGCACTTCTTCAGACTGTCTAGTAAAACTTCTTATCAACTATTAATTTACTTTGATGAATTTTCTTTCACACTGACCAGACCTTCTTTTCTTCAATGCCGATGGAGGAGTTTGTGACCAGCTGACGGactggtctggtcacatgttccttCACAAGCAGCCATTATATGGACAGAAGTGTTTGTGAAGAAAGCTTCACTAAGGAGAGAAAGTGGACACCCCCATTAGGTCGCACATTATATAGCAAGAGGTGACGTGCATTGTAATCTGTAGTGCCAGTATTGTTAAGTTAATGTTTCTAACCTCTATCGTTGGGTAAAATACATGTGGTCCAGCAAGAAGCCAGTAACTGGTTAACACTTTATGTTGGACGGTGTTCACTGCTGTTCAACTGTTTTGGCTTTGCGTTATGCACATTAGGTCTTACTGATGAGCCAATGGCAGGCAGGTCAGCAGGCCAATTTCTGAACACAGCACCCCATATAATCTTCTCCTGACACTCTGTCCTTGGGAGTTTAGTTTATATTTACCAAAGTTGTTTCTTATGTTGATCCTTACTGCTGAGCCTGGACTGGAATAGGCCTCTGTTTGCCTCACAATTCTGTCCTTCTGGTCCTgaaatcagcaatccacctcctacATCCCTTCTTACTGATTTCATCTTTGGCTCCATCCCGTTATTATTGACCTGGCTTATTGATTGCTTTATTCAAACTTGTTCCACCATCCGGTGTTTACTTTGTGTTTTAAATCCAGATCTTTGCATAGGGtaaaagggtgaaggccagggtgGTTCTTGGTGCAAGTTGCTCCTCTTAACAGGTCCAAGTCTGTCTGTGTAAGCACTGTTACTCACCTGTCTCGGCTCCAGGGCTGGGCCCTTGTCCATTCACCTATTTCTACCAGCCTTTGCTGTTATTCACACTGGCTTTCTCAAGTAGCCCAACAAACTCCTGTGACATCACCCTAAGCCTTTGAAGCCCGACTCTGGCAGCCATGTGTGTCCGAGTATTTAGCAAGCTTTACATTCAATTAGCTTGTGCTTTGGAGTTTGCTTCACCATTGAGTTCTCTCAGCTAGCAATCTTTCCTTCAGTAAACTCCCATTTGTTTCTCTTCTATCTGCATTTATTTCCTGCGGCAGACCTGTTTCTTTAACCCTTTGTCTGCTCTGCTGTAAGCATAAACTCTTCTCTTGTGATGTTCACACTACACATTCTACATATCTTCTCTATGCGCATGTACTCCATTTGCCTTTTCATTGCTGCAGCCACCCTACCAAAGACCAACTTCTTCTGCTAACATACAACTCTGTCTTTAACCATTTATTTTCTGCAAGTTCTGGTAATTCCTGGTAAACGTGCCATCCTTCAAAGTCTTGTTTGCTGTGCTATTGCCTTTGTCTGCCTGACCTACTGCATAGAGATTCCACCTCACCGGGTGAGCCCATAACAAGCCCTTTTTAGAGTTGATAGATTTCCACGTAGAGTTTCCCATAACATTGATATTCTCGCAGAATGTAAAAGAAATTGATAACACATCTCATGCACTACACTGTCACTGTAAACCACTGTGGATTTTCCATCAGGAAAATTGGGACAGGATCTCTGCTGCATTTATACTTTACATAAAAAAGCAAGACTGTCTGCAAACGCATGCAATGGAGTACATGCAACCATATCTCAAAAATTATTATAGGTGTTGTTCATCTTGTGAAATGGGTGAAATTGCAAAGTTCTTATAAAAACAAGAAACATTGTTCTTGAAAATAGAGAGGAATTTTAACGAGGTAAACTGCAGAGAGACTTTATAAAACTTTAGTGTACTGGTCATTGCCAAAGGTATTGGCCACCTTGTAGGTGTATATGTTGCTCTGGAGGTGGCCAGATCAAACCAGCTTCAGAGCCCGCAAGTTCTTTCAATGCTACAAAAGCAAGAatgcctctgcttgcagcatcggaGAGCCTGCAGTTAGGGCCAGGGGCTCGGCCATGCACTGACCCAATATATGCTTCTCTCTTCATACCACCTCTGAATAAATGAACTTTAGACGACCTCTTTAAGGGAAAATACTACCAGAGGAATAGAATATATACTCAACATCTTGTCACACAGTTTTCAGTAAATCTCGCAGGCTGCATAAAATGCAAAATAAatatagtaatgaaaaacaggcaaAGTTGACGAACTGTAATTTATTGATATTTAAAATATGAGAGTGGTCTGCTCATTCAAATTCCCAAAGAAGTAATGACAACACTatgtaaaatatgtaaaaaaaatacgtacttatgctggctaacagatgtaaatcattcagctgcggcaagaaaaactaaaactctgagcactaaaaaatactcgggaggacccctgagcatgctcgagaaatctcgagtaatgagtatattcgctcatcactagaacagACGTATTTAagcgccaaaattggcacatctaatggatgagtCATTACTAGGGGTGGCTGACGGCTGGTCTTACTGgtttgggaaggggccaatatcgatGGCCCCTACCCAGCCTTTTAATaactcacagctgtctgtgtagcctttactggttgtTAAAAAGGaggaccctaaaaaaaataaaattaagtttGTTCCCCACCTTTTTAATcagtaaaggctaggcagacagctgtgagctgttattaataggctgggaagctccatggatatttgccacttcccagaataataaaactagcccccagctgtcggctttccctcagctggttattaaaaataagggggaccctatgtcatttttttcattGCTGTATTTATTTTTGtgctaaatacaagtacagaaaactacacagACACTGCACTGTTAAATGTCTCactgacatctatgtatctatcatctctctctatctttgcacatctagCGCCTAAATATCTGTCATTTATATTCTTCATTCTATTACAGTACTTGTCACACTGATGGTGCACATGGACGACATTTATGATACACATTGACACGTACAGACGCATGCCACATGTACGGTGTCATTGTAGAAAAAATGGCGTGCACTCTGGGAATTGTTCAGGGGGTCCGGTAAAACACGGAAGGGGAACACGATCCCAAAGGCAGCTGAGGGTCCGGAGCGTGGAGCTGACTGTGGCGATGTGCCAtatcttgagtgcggctgtttttttcAAGCACATGGATGGTGTCATACGGACACGGACCTCACCGGTACTGTTTTTTCAAGTATTGGAATCACCAGGACGCATGGAGGGGGCTTTAGTCTAGGATGGTAGGCAGAGGGTAAATACACCTGGATGATAGAGTTCTGTCACTCTCTAGCTAGATTAATAAATGTTCATTTTAAtaataaaatagggatttttgtgtgtactcaccgtaaaatccttttctccgagccactcattgggggacacaggaccatgggtgtaatgctgctgtcactaggaggctgacactaagctgagacaaaaaaaggttagctcctcccctgcagtatacaccctcatgctggcttccagagacccagttcagtgcaaaagcagtaggagaataaCAACAAAGTACCATGTAACAGTAGAGTACAACATGTCCAAGAAAGTCATAAAACTGAAAACAGTAAAGAGccgaacagggtgggtgctgtgtcccccaatgagtagctcggagaaaaggattttacggtgagtacacacaaaaatccctatttctccattgccacattgggggacacaggaccatgggacgtcccaaagcagtccctgggcgggaaacaatacaaccaaacaACTCCGTGTACCATCTGACTTACAAGTGCGCGACGGCTGcttgcagaacacgtctgccaagAGCCGCGTCCGCAGAGGAATGGATGTGGACATTGTAGTGCCTtgtgaaggtatgcaggctggaccacgttgcggccttgcaaacctgctccgccgttgcctggtgccggatggcccaggaagcacccatcgaccgagtggagtgagccctAATCCCTGccgggataggtctgcccctgactcgataggattcttggatagcagaacgaatccatctggctatcgtggctttagacacagccaaaccctttctgtgaccctccgggagaacGAAAAGGGAGTCTGATTTTCTGAAAGGAGCCATTCTGGAAATGTACCTCCGAAGGGCCCGTACGATGTCCAGAGTATGAAGGGCTTTTTCAACCCTGTGTTTTGGCTGcggacaaaaagagggaagaatgatgtcctcgTTATGGTGAAAAGAGGACACCATCTTAGGGAGAAAATCCGGAGATGGGcgaaggactaccttgtcctggtggaaagcAAGAAAAGGAGCTCGGCAGGATAAAGCGGCCAATTCTGAGATCCGTCTGATAGACGTTACggccacaaggaaggcaaccttccaggatagGACCGAAAGCGGGATgtcctgaagaggctcaaaaggaggttcctgaagaacccccagaaccaagttgagatcccaggtctccaacggcattctgtaggggggtacgacatgtgagaccccctgaatgaaagtTTTAACTTGAAGGCTGGCAGCGATCCTACGTTGGAATAAAACAGATAACGCTGAAATCTGACCTTTGAGGGAACTCAGAGCCAAGCCGGAGTCCAAACCGGACTGAAGAAAATCCAAGATGCCAGGAATAGAGAATATGAGCGGAGGGCGACCTCGGAGCCTGCACCACGAGAAGAAAGTTTTCCAGGTGCGATGATAGATAGAAGCGGAAGACGACTTGCGAGCGCTTAACAaggtgggaatgacctgctgagagaaaccggcTCGAGTTaaaatccaggtttcaacagccacgccgttaaacgtagggcccctgagttctggtggcagATCGGCCCCTGAAGAAGatgatctgggcggtctggtaagcgccagggaacgtcggctacGAGCTGAATGAGCTCCGCGTACCAAGCGCGACGAGGCCAATCCGGCGCGACCAGGATGACCGGAACTCCCTCCGTCTTGATCTTCCGTATtaccttcggcagtaagggaagagGAGGAAACACATAGGGCAGTCGGAACTGATGCCACGGGGATATCAGCGCGTCCACTCAGATGGCAAGGGGGTCCCGGGAACGAGCAATGAAATTGAGAACCTTGGCGTTCaacctggacgccatcagatccacgtccggggtcccccagcgaaggcagatctgCCGAAACACCtccggatggagttcccactcccccgaggcaaggccctgacggcttagaaagtccgccgcccagttttCGACGCCTGGAATGTGCACCGCGGAAATGGTGGAATGGTTGGCTTCGGCCCACCGAAGGATGTGtgagacttcctgcatcgccgccctgctgcgggtacccccctggtggtttatgtatgccactgctgtgacattgtccgaTTGGATTCGGATCGGGCGACCCGCGAGCAGGGGGTGAAAACGAATCAGGGCGAGCCTAATCGCCCGAATCTCCAGAATGTTTATAGGGAGCCTCGACTCCCGAAGGGTCCAGCGACCCTGGGCAGAGTGGTGaagaaacaccgcaccccagccgagaagactggcgtcggtggttacCACAAACCATCGGATcgggagaaaggatttcccctggaGGAGAGAGGCACCCAGGGTCCACCATAACAGGGCTTGTCTGGTCCGCGGAGATAAAGGACATGGACGGTCGAGtgataagggactcctgtcccagttgtccaaTAAAGCCTGTTGCAAGGGGCGAAGATGGAGTTGGGCAAAGGGGACCGCTTCCATTGCGGCTACCATTTTGCCCAGGATCCTCATGGCGAAGCGAATGGTTCGGGGATGAGGATGGCAGAGTGTCCGAACTC
This is a stretch of genomic DNA from Ranitomeya variabilis isolate aRanVar5 chromosome 6, aRanVar5.hap1, whole genome shotgun sequence. It encodes these proteins:
- the NHLRC1 gene encoding E3 ubiquitin-protein ligase NHLRC1, which gives rise to MSSPVHRGIRTMKDFLEETEMNLLECKVCFEKYRQQQRYRPKNLPCGHIICQGCVSSLCLPGNQRLECPFCRKTCRKQETSVCLPILHLLDILGRVVPDQPEASSADCARSSVSKLKSARFNLTMSFGGWGVLFNPNGIAFCTTSKCLVVSHDGKKRIARFTMNGKCLQQTGTKAGSENAVIYPADVAVTFDGLIIVTDAGDQSLKVFSQSGMCKLVVKQPFSLPWGLGITSKNEVIVSDPDNGNLVLLGIDFANGNIQKCLEICSHLSHPREIAVCQTSGEVIVVEHLTKNHKDSSTCMKLFSNEMKLLKQIDSFSLSLLLPLAVHTSGVTFDQSGNILLADINNRCVICLQRTQGFNTIKHVVASGLSYPVALAVLEDGSVAVLDSGNHSVLVYAP